The Mycosarcoma maydis chromosome 17, whole genome shotgun sequence DNA window tcgtcttccttCATGCCGCACCACGGCCTGAACCCACATCAGACGGATATGATCAACGCGCTTGGAGACGCCATGGACGCacgcatcgacgtcgatggcatcgCAAAGTGCCCTTATCCCAACTGCAACAAGAGCTTTGCCAAGAACCGCTCGTACAATCTCAAGGCTCACCTTCGCTCGCACTCGCAGCTCAAACCGTTTGCTTGCTCCGTCTGCCCGCGCGCTTTTTCGCGCAAACACGATCTTGAGCGTCACAGCCGTGTCCATTCAGGCGACAAGCCGTACGTATGTGAAATCTGCGGCAAAGGTTTCCCACGAAGCGATGCGTTGCGAAGGCACTGGCGAGTCGAAAAGGAGTGCGGCGATAAGGCggccgagctggaagcgagTCAGTCGCTCACCAACGTGTTGGGCGAAGGAGGCATGCCATTCGATCACGAGAGAAGTCCTGATCAGAACAGTCATCCGtacgctcaagctcaacaggGCGGTAGCTCTGCGGGCATGTATGCgcatcatcagcagcatccgaGGCCGCCACAGCTGCATCAGCAGTATTCGACTCAGCAaccacaagcacaagcacaaccaccacaacaacaacatcaactgctgcagcagcagcagcagcgaacGTGGGCTGatcaacaacaacatcaGCAGCCACTGAGACGTGCTTGATGATACCCGCTATGCTCTATCAAGGATCGCTTTGTAAGGGGTTGTTTTTGGCTTGGCTCACTCTTGGTTGgtttgtttttttttctctttttATATTTGGGCTCACATTGGGTTTGTTGTGTTTCCAATGCAATGGCAGTGTCTTTTCACCCGTATCAACGAGGGTTGTTTGGTCTCTGAGAGTGGGCACAAATACAGGATTGCATGAGAGGACTCTGTGGCCAACTCTTAGTAGCGACTACGTTTAGAAGGGGGGCCAGAGTTGGGGTCGTCATAAGAGCGTGGTTGTTGGTGGTAGCCATTGGAGGGGGGATAATCTCGATAGGCGGCGGGGGTGGGGCCGTTGGCGGGGTatggcgaggtggatggaGGACGACTTGGGTAGGCGTTGTCGTAACTGGCTGAGGAGCGAGGGTTGGAGTTGAAGGCTCTGAAGGCGGGTCTTGAAGGAGGGAAGCCTCTTGTTGGGCCAGGTCTGAAGCCGGCAGAGCCTCTGGCTCTGAAGGGAGTTGGGGGAGCGAAGGCGCTGGATGTCGGTGGAGGCTCTGATGGTTCTGGAGCCTTCTTTGGTTTTCTAGTCGAGCCGCCTAGTCCACCGCCCAATCGAGTCGGTTTCCAGTCTTTCACCGTTCGACCCCTCTCGACATCTACCATGACTCTTCGACCGTTGATCTTGATACCCTCGGCATCTTTGTACGCCGCCTTCATGTCGCGTTCGCGCTCGTACGCTATGAATGCGTAGCCTCGACTTTTTCCGTTCTTGTCGCGAATCAGCTTGATCTGTTCGATCGGACCGTACATGTCGAATTCGCGATGCAGGTCGGATTCGGTGACCGAGTAGTCGAGGCGTGCCAGGAAGAGCGTCTTGTATGCATCCGGTGTAGCGTCCGGGTTGTTGGACGGCTTATACGTTTCCAGCCCACGTTGCTTCGTCGCTGCTTTCGATGCGGCACGCGATTCGAGTTCGATTTCGCGCAGTGTGGCGCGTGAGAGCGTCAGTGCagaggatgaagaggagAGTGCAATGTCGTCGGTCGACTCGCCGCGGTCCGCCGTCTCTTGTTTGACACGCTCGAGATACGAGGCGACGCCAGTGAGCGGGGTGCGAATCGTTTTGCGCCGCGAGATCTGCGTGCCATCTTTCGACAGCGGTACAGCATTCGGGTCCGGATCGTAACGACGTATCGGAGCAACGTACTCGAGTGGCGGCCGTGGCGCAAACAGCCGGATTAGAGACGGCGGCAGCAGGTGTGTCATGGTGACGATCAAGTTGTCGCTGTTAGCTTCAAACGCTTCGGTTATGGCACAGGCATCGGTTTATCAAGTGCGAGATGACGTTTGGGCCTCGATGTCGGGCGATCGATCGTGGTCGAGCAAATTAGCCGTACCAGAGCGAGCTTGCACAACGCAGAGTCactcaagctgctgcttgtgtGGTATGCGTTTTTGATCAGCCCGTCGTTCTTGCTGCCGAGAGGGTGGAGTACAACCAAGATGTTCGAGAAGTCACAGGGAGTGTGATTTCATTTCTCGCAACAGGTTtcctcacgactcgtgacggTTCACTAACCCGCCTTCCgaacattcgtgattcactattcacgattcacagattcattcgtgattcattcgtgattcgtgattcgtaattcgtaattcgtaATCCATATTTTAGTTTATGTTAGTTAttttacgattcgtgattcacgattcacgattctgacACCGCCGAAGTCTGCGCGGTGCGTCGGTGCGTGTGCGCCTCGCCTCCGCCCGCTACCAAATCTCAACTTAACACACCCTAAAAATTGACACAAATAGACACCCACgaccaagtcacgagtgcaaaGGACCCACGCGTGACTGAGTAACGAACAAgtggagtcgtgagttgcgCGGTGATCGACCCTTTTTTGTCGGCTTCGTACGCTCAGCGAAGCCAACGCAGCAGGAACGCGCAGGCCACCTTTTATCCAAGCTGGCATACCAGTTCAACGACCTTGTCGCTCTGCATCCTCCTCACCCTTTTCTACTTTTAGCTATTCTCATCGCATCGTTTGCGGCAGCATCACAGCGATCGCCGAACAACACTTCACACGCGTACGACACATCACATCCAATCGGCGCACCTGCTCTTCGCCGGCACCTCAccgctgctcttcctcgaaCAGCATCATCTGACAGCTCGACTAGGTCACGCACTCTGAGGCACAACACATCCAGGTGAACAGCTTCGAAATCGAGCTCTAGCTCCTAGCAGACTTGCGCAATCAAAAATGGCTTCGCAGGGAACCGGTTACGACCTCTCGGCGAGCACGTACTCGCCTGATGGGCGGATCTTTCAGGTGAGTTCCATAGCGGTGATGCCCAGCATCTCAGTCTATCGAGCAAGTTCTGGCTGCGTGATTGGCCGCTTCTGATGAATGGTCTGCTTGCTTGCCCTCTTTCAACATGGCTTCGTTCTTCTAACTGACAATCATCGCTGCTCCGCCCTGCAAATGCGTTCGCGCTGCCCTCCACTTGACAGATCGAATATGCGGCCAAGGCAGCAGAAAACGCAGGGACCGCTATCGCcatcaagaccaagacggGTGTTGTGGTCGCTGTGGAAAAGCTCGTACAGTCCAAGTTGCTCGTGCCGGGATCCAATCGACGCATCTTCAACGTTGCGCCGCATATCGGCATCGTTTCTGCTGGCTTGATCGCCGACGGCAAACACCTCGCCACACGTGCTCGATCAGAAGCTGTTTCACATCTGGACAACTACCGCTTCCCTGCTCCCGTCAAGACGCTCGCTGATCGCGTCGCATACTACGTGCAGGCGTACACACTCTACTCCTCGGTGCGCCCGTTCGGTGTGAGCGCGATCATTGCAGGTTTGGACGATTCAAAGGGACCGCAAATCTACATGATCGAACCTTCGGGCGTCTTCTGGGGCTACAACGGCTGCGCTGTCGGTAAAGGGCGACAGTCGGCAAAGACAGAAATTGAAAAGTTGGATCTGGATAACTTGACACAGAAGGAGGCTGTCGAGGAGGCAGCAAAGATCATCTTCAAGGTGCACGACGACGCAAAGGATAAGGAGTTTGAGTTGGAGCTTAGCTGGTGTGGCCCAGAAAGCAACGGTGTGCATACCAGCGTACCCGCCGATCTCAGGTTGGACGCCATCAATAAGGCTAAAGAGGCGTTGGATGATGAGATGGAGGATTAGACAATGCGATTCACTGTGGTTTGGTGCCGATCCAGCGTGTGCGCTGGTGTTTGTGGTATGAGCTCCGGTCAGCTTCATTCGCCAAAGATGCTCGGCGCTACCTGTCTGTTGCGTGTGAAAGTGCGCATGTCGGTCTCTGATGCGCGAGCGTTGCAGGAATGGCAGCATCTTGGATGCCAGGTGAGATTTTGAGCGTCGGTAGAAATTCACGTCGACTGATGACCTTCACGGTTGGTACCTGTCATGCGGAAAAACAACTGGATGGTTCCTGTATAGGATgcgcactcgtgactggtggAGTCGGTTTGGCGCAAGAATGGTTGCACgttgtgctttgtgctttgggCTTTGGCATCGTGGAGCGAGTTGTTGCTAAACGCGACGGAACAGCGTCCATACTGCCTGGCTTGGACCATGCACTGATGCACATGGCGGATACATATGCGCAGCTGGTGGGAAACAGAAACAGGAGCCGATTCGGAGCGCGATCTCTCTGCTGCGGCGTCCGCAACCTCAGCGCCAAGTGCTCGTGTGTTGCCGAGCGACCGAGTCTAGGCCGATCTGCGGCCTAAGGCACCAGATACGCCATCTCCACGTAGCGCAATGCATCAACGCTTGTCACAGAACCGCATGCTTCGTCGCCTACACCTCCGCCTTTCATTAGCGCTGATCCCACTTGTTCCCGTCCCCCTCGGTGGCGTGATGACTTGCCTTGTCAACCGTGGCAAGGCTAGTGCGCTAGTCGCAAAGTCACACTTGAACAGACGAGACGAACCACGAGGGCTGACACGCGGGCATCGAGGGTGCCCTCACGTGTCATCAAGAAAGTCTCTCGGATCGTAGACCATGGCTGCCGTTTCAATGCCGCCGAGAACAAGCGGATGATGAACAGCACATACGCGCGCGGCTTCGAGCCGTCGATCGTTGAGCGTGTCGTGCGTGTGCGGAACGGATGGATGGAATGAGGTCGAGCTCTGGATGCGTAGCGGTGCGATCTCGAATCGAGTCGAACAACGCTGCTCTGGTGGGGATGATTTTGCTCTGCCCATCGCCCAACACTACAAGCGCTGCGCTCGTTGCTCACCAGCCTGAGCTGAGAAGACCATATAATAGCGAGCGACACGGAACCGGCAAAGAAGACGACGTTGTTCCTGGCTGCTTGTTCCACATTGCGAAACGCCAAGCATCGCCAAAGTATCGCTCTTTGTTTCTCACTCTCTACACCATTccgatctcgctcgctctgcGTTCTTGAGAGAGTAAGTCTGAACAGCTCGGATGAGGCTCTTCAAGCTCGCGCTCACTCATTCATGCCTTTCATTGCGTTTGGCCTTTTCATCTTTTGTTTATGCTTCTGCAGACTCTCAGCCGATTAAGCTGTGCGGCGACCAGCAGTAGACCCACGCCGATCCGCTCGTTCTGAATCTCGTAGCTTTGCAAGACGGTCAAAGTTTGTCCAAGACCGACACAAGCACGTTTGGCTGTCTGTGACGTTGGTATCCGAAATGTCGGCAAACACGGTCGCCGCGAAAAGGACGTGGTTGGTCGACTGGAACAGCCCGCCTTTATCTTGGTGTGTCAACTCTATCGGGCGTCAGAACAAGGCTGTGACGACGACACTCTGTTTTCACGAGCACGCCACAAGACATGACGGCATTGCTAGTCCAAGTAGGATCGCCaacacgagcacgagcactAAGGCACCGCCGCAAGCCCAGACTGCTGGATGGGTTAGCAAGCAAAAGTCAAACCTTGCCCACGTTAAAGAGCAAGGTTTGGCGTCATCAGTAAGTTTTGGTTGTTCCTTTCTTCCTCCCCACTCGGTTCATTTGCCGTGGTTATAGTAGCATGGATAAGTCTGCGGCTCGAGGCGATCGCTCTTCTTGGTTCCTCGATACGATGTGTCAGCTTGCGTGACTTGATGCGCCGCCCACGGATCGGAAGCATTGAGTGCCAACCCAAACAAGACAAGTCCCGTTGGAATCTGATTTCATGGCAGTGTTTTCATGTCGACGCTCGCGAGTTGCGTGTTTCTGGTTATTGAACACGTTGGTGTCGCCACATGACGCATGTCTTGGCTTCATTGACGCACTGCATCCGTTCCAGCTGCATCGAGTTTGTGCCTTGCGacacgcagcagcacggcTCGAGGTGGCTATGGAGGCGATTCTCGCTTTGCTTCCCTTTCGGTCGGGTCGGTTtagtcgagctcgagcgctcCATGCTAGTGGTACATGCCTGGCGTGTACCGTCGCGCTTGTCTGTCCACATCCGTGGCCGTACGGATTTTCTGGCGGTACCATGTTTTCTGACCGATCCCGAGTCTGTGACGCCATGTATCATGACCAAGGTCTGCTTGTTGGACGCCGAAGCAGCCCACtcgttgccgagcttggctgcatGCCACCGGCTCTTTCTAGACCGGACACGTTCGGTTGCTTTAccgatcga harbors:
- a CDS encoding putative proteasome core particle subunit alpha 7 — translated: MASQGTGYDLSASTYSPDGRIFQIEYAAKAAENAGTAIAIKTKTGVVVAVEKLVQSKLLVPGSNRRIFNVAPHIGIVSAGLIADGKHLATRARSEAVSHLDNYRFPAPVKTLADRVAYYVQAYTLYSSVRPFGVSAIIAGLDDSKGPQIYMIEPSGVFWGYNGCAVGKGRQSAKTEIEKLDLDNLTQKEAVEEAAKIIFKVHDDAKDKEFELELSWCGPESNGVHTSVPADLRLDAINKAKEALDDEMED
- a CDS encoding uncharacterized protein (related to SNP1 - U1 small nuclear ribonucleoprotein), which codes for MTHLLPPSLIRLFAPRPPLEYVAPIRRYDPDPNAVPLSKDGTQISRRKTIRTPLTGVASYLERVKQETADRGESTDDIALSSSSSALTLSRATLREIELESRAASKAATKQRGLETYKPSNNPDATPDAYKTLFLARLDYSVTESDLHREFDMYGPIEQIKLIRDKNGKSRGYAFIAYERERDMKAAYKDAEGIKINGRRVMVDVERGRTVKDWKPTRLGGGLGGSTRKPKKAPEPSEPPPTSSAFAPPTPFRARGSAGFRPGPTRGFPPSRPAFRAFNSNPRSSASYDNAYPSRPPSTSPYPANGPTPAAYRDYPPSNGYHQQPRSYDDPNSGPPSKRSRY